One Clupea harengus chromosome 11, Ch_v2.0.2, whole genome shotgun sequence DNA window includes the following coding sequences:
- the LOC105891811 gene encoding trypsin-2-like, giving the protein MISQSRVILLLPVGVAMKTVLFALFVMAVECHGGEDKIIGGYECPPHSQPWQVYLTYDDGERWCGASMINERWAVSAAHCFVPAPRLALHLGEHHLFKEESTEQRIWAEKVIPHPQYDDVTYDNDFMLIKLMEPAVFNKYVQPIPLATSCSQPNAQCLVSGWGNQINSGVNYASVLQCLNMPVLSKSQCEDAYGQRITDNMFCAGYLEGGKDSCQGDSGGPLVCNGELYGVVSWGFGCAEAGFPGVYAAVCRYNNWVKETIANN; this is encoded by the exons ATGATTTCACAGTCCCGAGTCATTCTCCTGCTTCCAGTTGGTGTTGCGATGAAGACTGTcctgtttgctttgtttgttatGGCAGTGG AATGCCATGGTGGTGAAGACAAGATCATTGGTGGGTATGAGTGTCCTCCGCATTCTCAGCCATGGCAGGTCTACCTCACTTATGACGATGGAGAGCGCTGGTGTGGAGCCTCCATGATCAATGAGAGATGGGCAGTTTCTGCTGCACACTGCTTTGTCCC TGCCCCTCGCCTCGCCCTTCACCTGGGAGAGCACCACCTGTTCAAGGAGGAGAGCACAGAGCAGCGGATCTGGGCGGAGAAGGTCATTCCCCACCCTCAGTACGATGACGTCACATACGACAACGACTTCATGCTGATCAAGCTGATGGAGCCGGCGGTCTTCAACAAGTATGTCCAGCCCATTCCCTTGGCAACCAGCTGTTCCCAGCCAAACGCTCAGTGCCTTGTGTCTGGATGGGGCAATCAGATCAACTCGGGAG TTAACTACGCATCAGTTTTGCAATGCTTGAACATGCCTGTGCTCTCGAAGTCCCAGTGTGAGGATGCCTATGGCCAGAGGATCACTGATAACATGTTTTGTGCTGGCTACCTGGAAGGAGGCAAAGACTCCTGTCAG GGTGACTCTGGAGGCCCTCTGGTTTGCAACGGAGAGCTGTATGGGGTCGTCTCTTGGGGTTTTGGCTGTGCTGAAGCTGGTTTTCCTGGGGTGTATGCCGCAGTTTGCCGCTATAATAACTGGGTTAAGGAAACCATTGCCAACAACTGA